The genomic region GCGAGGcctgggggggaggagagggttgGAGAGTGGGGGAGGGGACCTGGGAGGTCTTCCCaacccaatccaacctatcacagcCAGCTCCACCCCACCTGGCTCAGCCAGacacaaccaaacccaacccagcttaacccaacccaaacaaacccaacccacccAAACTCAACCcagcccaaccaaacccaacccaaccagaCCTAACTAAACCCAACCCATCTCAACCCATCTCAACCCAACCTAACCAAATCTAACTCAACCCAACGCACCCCAACCAAACCTAActcaaccaaacccaacccaacccagctcaacccaacccaaccaaacccaacccaacccagctcaacccaacccaaccaaacccaacccaaccagaCCCAActaaacccaacccaacccaaccagacccaaccaaacccaacccaacccagctcaacccaacccaaccaaacccaacccaacccaaccagaCCCAActaaacccaacccaacccaaccagacccaaccaaacccaacccaacccagctcaacccaacccaaccaaacccaacccaaccagaCCCAActaaacccaacccaacccacccaATCCAGCTCAACCCAACCCACCCCACCCCGCCCCACCCCACCCTCCGGGTCCCCTCCTGCTGACCGTCCGTGGTGGCCGCGGTGGTGGTGGGCGCGGGGAGGTCCCCCAGGCCGTTGGCGTCGGCCGCGGGGTCGTTGAGGCTGTCTGCCGGGGCCAGGGCCTCAGTGGGCAGCTGGGGGGCGACCGCGGGCACCGGGGGGGCGCTGGGCAGGGCcgcggcgggggcgggcggggcaggggcctcctgcagctgctgctgctgctggaccagggccaccagctcctgctgggtcaGCACGATGGGGATGGCGCCAGGGGGCGCCTCGGGGCCCTCGGGGCCCAGCGGGTCCAGCTCGGGGGCGGCGCTGGACTCGGGCGGCTCCAGCGGCTCCGCGGCGCCTGGGGGGGGAGGCTCCGCCTCAGCGCCGGGCACAGGCCACGCCCAGGGGGCACCGTGCCCACAGACCACACCCACCGTATCCAGGGACCACACCCACCGTGCTCAGGGACCCCACCCACCATGCTCAGGGACCACACCCACCATGATCAGGGACCACACCCACCGTGCTCAGGGACCACACCCACCGTATCCAGGGACCACAcccaccgtgcccagggacCACACCCACCATGCTCAGGGACCACACCCACCGTGCTCAGGGACCACACCCACCGTATCCAGGGACCACACCCACCGTGCTCAGGGACCACACCCACCGTGCTCAGGGACCACACCCACCGTATCCAGGGACCACACCCACCGTGCTCAGGGACCCCACCCAccgtgcccccccccccgcccctcacCCATGAccgcctgctgggctgcctgcagcactgcctggatcGCCATGGCCTGGGCCTGAGCCTCCTCCGTGGCCGCCGCCTGCGCCGCAGCCTCTGCCGCCGCCGTCACCGCCAGCTCCTCGGGGGTCAGCCCCGggaccccccccccggcccccgcGGGGCCCCCcccgcccagggcagggccttccacacctcctcctcctcctcctcctcctgtgccgCCCCCCAGGGGGGTCTCAGCCATCAGCTCCGGGGGGGGGTCCCTCactgctctcccctccccctccccccgcgGGGGTCTCCTCAGGGGGGTCCCCGGAGCCCCCCCCTGCAGGGGGCAtcgctggggggggtggggaggaggaggtgggcgggggagggggtgggggaggggtgggggtggaaggagggggctgggggggggtggtggagggagggggctcgggggagggctgggggtccGCAGAGggaggggcactgctgggggggtcggggggggctggggaggcttCAGTCAGCGAGGAGATGgcctggaggggagggggagcagaggttgagggggggaggggaaatgggGACCCCCCCTTCAGAAAGGGGGACCCCAAAGACTCTCCCCAAGAGATAGGAGCCCAAAGGCCCCCCAAAAATAATCGACCCTAAACCCCCCCCCAGAAACTGAGACCCCAAAGCCCCCCCCAAgagaagggaccccaaagacccccccccaaaatgggACCCCAAAGACCTCCCCCAAgagaagggaccccaaagacccccccccaaaatgggACCCCAAAGACCTCCCCCAAgagaagggaccccaaagacccccccccaaaatgggACCCCAAAGACCTCCCCCAAgagaagggaccccaaagaccccccccagcacctcctgccctgccccccctcactgcccccccccagcacccttaGGACCCCTCCCATGGTGTCCCCAAGTTCCCCCCcaagttcccccccccccaagcgcCCCCTACCGGCAGGGCAGGGCCTGGCGTGGGCGTGGCCTGGGTGACGGTGGTGAGGGCGCGGGGGGGGGCCTGGGGGGCACCGCTGGGCCCCggtgggggggggctgggggtgccaacctcgcccgggggggggggctccTGCTCCCCTTGCCcattggctgctgctggaggaggctctgcaaggggtggggggagagagctgtgaccccccccaaatcctcctgcacccccccagaccccccccACATAGCCCCCAGGACCCCACAAACCTCCACCCCCCCCCAGGCCCCCAAAGATGCCCCCTCAGGACCTCTCAGACCTCCCATCGAGGACCCCCCCCAAAGGCCCCCCCAAAGGCCCCTCCAACCCCCCCCAGAATCTCCCCCAGGATGCCCCCCCCCGCCAAATGCCCTGccccaacccaaccccccccgcccccccaagCCCCTCCCCCATGCACCTCCTCAGGCCCCTCCAACCCCCCCCATGATgccccccccaggacccccctcaaacccctcccccccaatgCACCTCCAGgacccccaacccccacccaggACCCCTCCaatctccccctgcccctcccccccccgaaTGCAAACCTCCAAACCCCGCCCCCTGCCCCACCCTGCCCCGCCCTGCCCCACCTTGGTCCGTGCCCATGCTGGCAGTGACGGTGGTGGCCGTGGGCGTGGTGCCAGTCTCGTGCGTCtcgcagggggggttggagcaggcCTGGGGGGGCGGGGCCAGGGGCGGGGCCTCAGGCTGCCCCCCCGGGGCGGGGCCTGGCACCGCTGCCAGCTGGGGGTGCCCctcgggggcggggggggcagggggggcggCGGCCTGCAGGGTGCCcacggtggtggtggtggcagtgttGGTGGTGCCAGTCTCGTGGGTCTCGCAGGGGGGGTTGGCACAGGCCTGGGggggggccaggctggcagtgccagctgcggtgccagcctggtgggggtggtcagagcagggctgctgcggtgctgccagcctggaggtggtggtggtggcagtgttGGTGGTGCCAGTCTCGTGGGTCTCGCAGGGAGGGTTGGCACAGGCCTGTGgtggtgctgccagcctggtgctgctggtgccagctgtggtGACTGTGTTGGTGGTGCCAGTCTCGTGGGTCTCACAGGGAGGGTTGGCACAGGGCTGCAATGCTACCAGggtagagctgctgctggtggtgcccagggtggtggtggtgccccCCAGAGGGGTTGCCCCCAGCTGGGTGGCAGAGGAGTTGCTGCCACTCGCTGCCAGCTGGGAGGGGTCACAGGGCTGGCACCCAGGGGCTgccatggtggtggtggcagtgttGGTGGTGCCAGTCTCATGGGTCTCACAAGGAGGGTTGGCACAGGCCTGTGgtggtgctgccagcctggtgctgctggtgccagctgtggtGACTGTGTTGGTGGTGCCAGTCTCGTGGGTCTCACAGGGGGGattggagcagggctgcagcggTGCCAGCCTGGCGCTGGTGGTGCCAATGTCGatggtgccagcctggcaggggctgttgGCACAGGGCTGCGACGCCACCAGGGCGCTGGTGGTGCCCCCCAGGGGGGGTTGGTGCTGGTCACAAGGCTGGCACCCAGGGCCTGCCGTGGTAGTGGTGGCAGTGTTGGTGGTGCCAGTCTCGTGGGTCTCGCAGGGAGGGTTGGCACAGGCCTGGGGTGGTGCCAGCCTGGTGGTGCCAGCTGTGGTGACTGTGTTGGTGGTGCCAGTCTCGTGGGTCTCGCAGGGAGGGTTGGCACAGGCCTGTGgtggtgctgccagcctggtgctgctggtgccagctgtggtGACTGTGTTGGTGGTGCCAGTCTCGTGGGTCTCGCAGGGAGGGTTGGCACAGGCCTGGGGtggtgccagcctggtgctggtggtgccagCTGTGGTGACTGTGTTGGTGGTGCCAGTCTCGTGGGTCTCACAGGGGGGGTTGGCACAGGCctgtggtggtggtgccagcctggtgccagcctcaccggcagggctggcacagggctgtggcGATGCCAGCGCCAGGGCCGGGGGGGAGCTGTCGGTGCCCTCCTGCTtgccccctgctgccccccagaggctgctgctgggggtggtgcCCGCGGGGGTGCCCGgcgggcacagcctgggggtcATGGTGGTGCCAGTGGCCGTGGTCTGGCGGGTGGGGCACGGGGGGGGCGCGGCGGGCgcggggggggtggtggtggtgccagTCTCGTGGGTCtcgcagggggggttggagcagaccCTGCCCACGCTGGCGGTGCCAGCCGTGCCCGGCAGGCTGCCCGCGGCCCCCTcctggccctggcacagcagctgcagcccccccccgccccccaggGTGCCCACCAGGCTGGTGGTGGCAGTGTTGGTGGTGCCAGTCTCGTGCGTCtcgcagggggggttggagcagaccAAGGTGACGGTGCCAGGGGTGCCCCCGGGGGTGCCCGCGGAGGGCTCCGGGGAGGGGTCgctgggcacaggggtggggccccccccggccccgccccccgtgccaggctgctccccgGTGGGCGATGCCAGGATGGACACAGGGAGGTCATGCCCGGGCTGGGCCTCGGCGCCGCTGGGCGTCGTGATCAGGGTCACCTGCGTGGGCTGcggcacagcctggcacggggggggggggcagggggtgggcaTCAGGGCCCAGGGCACCgctggcacccccagccccacatcTGCACCCAGCCAACACCCTGGCACCCCAAACGgccctggcacccccagccctggcatccCCAATCCCCTGCACCACCCATGCCCATCCCTGGCAGCCCCACCCATGGCACCCCCAATCCCCACCCTTGGCACCCTCAACCCCCCCATCCCCTGGCACCTCAATCCCCCACCCTTGGCACCCACCACACCTATCCCTGGCACCCCTaacccccatccctggcacacccaacccccaccctggcacccccccatccctggcaccccCTGGCGCTCACCTGCACGCCCATGGCCGGGGCCGTGGcggtgccagggctgtgggcagctgccaCGGTGATGGGGGCAGGGTTGAGCACCTGGCTGGAGAGGGTGGCAAtggtgcccagggtggtgaTGGGGGTGCCCAGCGTGGCGATGGTGCCCAGCGTGGTGATGGGGGTGCCCCCGGGGGGGCCCTGCCCGCCgccccctgccaggctgctggacaCTGAGCCTGTCACCGTGCCCAGCGTGGGCACCCCTGCGGGCAGAGGCAGCGGTcagggggcacagccctgccaggcagcaggccCTGGGGGCACCCCCTGGGGACACCCCCTGGTGCCACCAAACggtgccacactgctctggagccACCTCCAAGTGGCACCACCGTACCCCCCGTGGTGCcccccccagtgccaccccccCCCTTACCCGTGGTGCCCTTCACCACCAGGGTGGTCACTGTGGGCTTGACGGCAGAGACAGCTCCGGGGGTCACCAGCCTGACCCCCCCCACGGGCACCGTGCGCAGgatggtgccaggctgccccgGGGCTCCCTTCAGCACCACCTGCAGGGGGCAGCACAGTCGGGCACAGCCTAAGGGGCCCCCTCGGGCCCCACATCAGAGACCCCTCCCCAGAGCCCCCTCTAGTGCCCCCCCAGAGCCCCCCCcacagaccccccccccccccgggcccccagctggggctgcctgctggcatcagagcccccccaggacccccccGAGCCCCTCCCAAAGCTCCCCCCAGGACCCTCCCAGAGCCCCCCCCAAGCCCCTCCCAATGtcccccccaggacccccagagCCTCCCCTGAGCCCCTCCCAATGCCCCTCCTGGaccccccccggccccccccGGCCCTGACCTGCGTCACCCCCTGCTGGCCGTGGCCTGTGCCCAGCTTGGGCACAGCAGTGATGATCTTGGCAGGGGTGCCTGTGCCAGAGGTCATCACCTTGGTGGTGATGATGGTGATGGGGGACTtgatgccagggctgctggtgaCACCTGCGGGCAGGGGGGGCTCAGGGCCTGGGGGGGGCACTGGCAGCCACTGTGCTGTGCCCCTGGGTGCCCTCAGTGCCCGCTGGGGGCGctgtcagtgctgtgctgtacCCTCAGTGCCCACTGGGGGCGCTgttggtgctgtgctgtgcccctgGGTGCCCTCAGTGCCCACTGGGGGCGCTGTTGGTGCCCTCAGTGCCTGCTGGGGGCACTGTTAGTGCCATGCAGTGCCCTCAGTGCCCACAGGAGGGCGCTGCCGGTGCTGGTAATGCCTTTAGTGCAGCACTGttggtgctgcagtgccctctgtgcccacagggGGGCGCTGTCAGTGCCATGCAGTGCCCTGAATGCCCTCTGGGGGCGCTGTCAGTGCCACGCAGTGCCCTCAGTGCCCTGTGGGGGCTCTGTCGGTGCCatgcagtgccctctgtgcccacagggGGGCGCTGTCAGTGCCatgcagtgccctctgtgcccacagggGGGCGCTGTCAGTGCCatgcagtgccctctgtgcccacagggGGGCGCTGTCGGTGCCATGCAGTGgcctcagtgccctctgggGGCGCTGTCGGTGCCATGCAGTGgcctcagtgccctctgggGGCGCTGTCGGTGCCACGCCGTGCCCGGGGGCTCACCGGTGGcgccaggctgggtgatgatGGCAGACATGGGGATGGTCttgatgatggtggtggtgccaggcttggtggtgctgggggagacgCTGGAGATGCCCAGGATGGTTGGCTTGGCCCCCCCCGCGCCCCCCCCGGCCTGGCTGCCAGTCAGGATGGTCGTTGGCTTCCCCTCCCCCGACGTCACCAGCTTCAGGATGGTGCCCGCGGGCAGGGGGCCCTTGGTCtgcggggggggggacacaggggggtgagggagggggcacagggagggggcacagggagggggaaggggcatggagggcacagcaggggagagagggggcagagggggtGAGGAGTGGGTacgagggggagagggagggggagcagggggggagaggggcacagggagggggcacagggaggggcacggagggggcacagggaggaggtTGGGGCCAAAGGACTGGAGACatctgggggggggttggggtcaGCAGGGGGTTATGGGGGGGGTCTGCGTGGCAGGGGGGGTCCGGGGGGGTCCCGGGGGGGggtccatggcaggaggaagtTACAGGGTGGGGGATGGGCAGCGGCAGAAGGTtactggggggggtgggggggcagcagggggttatgggggggggggctgcgtGGCAGGGGGGGTCCGGGGGGGTCGGGGGGGTCCCGGGGGGGCGCGGGGGGGGCGCGGGGGGGCGCGGGGGGGCCGCACCTGTATGATCTGTGTGACAGGCCCCGAGGACGCCTGCCCTGTGACcgcagagctctgcacaggtTTGGTCTGCACCACAGACATGACCTTGCCCAGGTTGGAGatctgggggggggcagggggggtcaggaaggggctccaggaccacccccccccccccccaggaccccccccaaataaaacaccgcggggggggggggcagggggatcgatccccccccccaaaataactCTCAAAGGGAgactcagcctggccccagagctgctccccagggacccccccagggaccccccccagtgcccaccacagtcccccccacacccaccctgccccctcagtGCCCACTTTAGCCCCCCCCCatgcccccaccctgccctcaGTGCCCACCTCAACCCCCCCacgcccccccccaccccctcagtGCCTACCAtacacccccccacacccccaccctgccccctcCATGCCCACCTTAGCCCCTCCAcgcccccaccccaccctcTCAGTGCCCTCAGTGCCCACCCCAGCCCCCACACCCCTCCCCATTCCCCTCAGTGCCCACCTTAGCCCCCCCCATACCCACTCAGCACCCACTttaccccccccacacacccactcagtgccccccccccccccccgcgcccCCCCTCACCAGGGCGCTGCCGCCGGGCACCGAGAGGGGGCTCTTGACCAGGGTGATGGTCTTGGTGACCCCCCCCACCACGGTGGTCAccacctgtgcctgctgtgccaccGTCACGGCCCCGGACTTGTGCACGGTGATGATTGGCCGCGAGGGGGCGCTGCAGGCCGGCGCcggcccccccccgccccccacctGCGCCGCCGCCGACTTCAGCATCCGAGCCGCGGGCGTGGACACCTGCGGGGGCACGGGGGGCACGGGGGGGTGAGGGCAGCCCCGGGGGGGCACAGGATGGGGCAAAGAGCATCAGGACAGAGGGCACCAGGGTGGCACAGGAGGAGATAGGGAAGGGGCAGCcagggggggcacagggggcaaggagggggcagccaggggggcacaggaggagggagggagtaGCAGCCAAGGGGCAAGGAGGGGGCAAGGGGCACCAGGATGGCACAGAGGAAGTAAGGAAGGGGCACAGGGGTAAGAAAGGGGCAGCCaggggggcagaggagaagggacATGGGAAAGGGGCAGCAAAGGGGCAAAAGGGGGCAAGAAAAGGGGCACCAGGGGGGCACAGGAGGAGatagggaggaggcagccaggagggcacagggggcacaggaaggggcagccaggggggcacagggggcaaggagggggcagccagggGGGCAAAGGGTACCAGGGGGACAGGGGGCAGCAGGATGGCACAGTGGAAGatagggagggggcagccagggGGGCACAGGAGGAAATAGGAAGGCGACAGTCAGGGAGCACCCAGGGGACAGGGCAGAGGGCACccagggggcagggagggggcacttAGGGAGCAGGAGGCACCaggggggcacagcagagggcaggagggggggcaggaggcGCCACGTGGGCAgtgcaaggggcaatgggcacctccatgggcacctccctgggcactgggggggtgggggcgggcAGTTGGCCCCCCTGGCACTCACCATGACCGGGGACGATGCCACCTTGAcggtggcaggcagggaggtggccCCGGGGGTGACTGCCACGGTCTTGACCAGGGTGGCACCGGCAGGGACGCTGAGCACGGTGGGCGCCGAGGCAGGAGGGATCTTCTGGGTGGCAGCGGCGGCCGCGGCCAGGGCAGCCATGCCACTCatctgggggctgctgccaaTCACCTGCCGGGCACCAGCGCCACTTGGCACCCCCCTCGGACCCCCccaaggggctgcagcctgccctgtgccaaccctgtgccacccccaatgggctgcagcctgccctgtgccaaccctgtgccacccctgagggggtgcagcctgccctgtgccaacCCTGTATGCCTGTAGTCTCCCCTGTGAGCCATCCTGTGCCAACCCTGTGCCCCCCCAGCGTGCCAACAGGGCCCCCCCAGTGTGCCAACAGCCGGCCCTGTGCTCCCCCTGGTGCCAAcagccctccctgtgcccccactGTGTGCCACCAGCCCCCCCGTGCCCCCCCCCCGAGCCAACAGccccccctgtgccccccccgTGTGCCAGCAGCCCCCCCGTGCTCACCGTGCCCGCCGTGCCCTGGCTGGGCACCACCATGCGCACTCCGGCTGGCAGCGATGCCACTGTCACCGGGGCCTTGCCCGGGGTCGCCGCCGACCGCACGGTCACCAGGGGGGGCCCCGTGCCTGGGGCAGGGCCACTCACCTTC from Pogoniulus pusillus isolate bPogPus1 unplaced genomic scaffold, bPogPus1.pri scaffold_143_arrow_ctg1, whole genome shotgun sequence harbors:
- the LOC135173930 gene encoding LOW QUALITY PROTEIN: host cell factor 1-like (The sequence of the model RefSeq protein was modified relative to this genomic sequence to represent the inferred CDS: deleted 1 base in 1 codon), with amino-acid sequence RPPAPARVQLVRANTTSLEVSWGAVPTADSYLLQLQKYEIPAPPLPAPATPGPALPANAPRSPAPAAAAPPAPPCSSATPTPPPSAAAVALPVPAAGAALGAVAAAVPSGAPSGGGGTAGAALQVLPAGGATAQAAAAGAAAMGAGRAGVPAVLKVSGPAPGTGPPLVTVRSAATPGKAPVTVASLPAGVRMVVPSQGTAGTVIGSSPQMSGMAALAAAAAATQKIPPASAPTVLSVPAGATLVKTVAVTPGATSLPATVKVASSPVMVSTPAARMLKSAAAQVGGGGGPAPACSAPSRPIITVHKSGAVTVAQQAQVVTTVVGGVTKTITLVKSPLSVPGGSALISNLGKVMSVVQTKPVQSSAVTGQASSGPVTQIIQTKGPLPAGTILKLVTSGEGKPTTILTGSQAGGGAGGAKPTILGISSVSPSTTKPGTTTIIKTIPMSAIITQPGATGVTSSPGIKSPITIITTKVMTSGTGTPAKIITAVPKLGTGHGQQGVTQVVLKGAPGQPGTILRTVPVGGVRLVTPGAVSAVKPTVTTLVVKGTTGVPTLGTVTGSVSSSLAGGGGQGPPGGTPITTLGTIATLGTPITTLGTIATLSSQVLNPAPITVAAAHSPGTATAPAMGVQAVPQPTQVTLITTPSGAEAQPGHDLPVSILASPTGEQPGTGGGAGGGPTPVPSDPSPEPSAGTPGGTPGTVTLVCSNPPCETHETGTTNTATTSLVGTLGGGGGLQLLCQGQEGAAGSLPGTAGTASVGRVCSNPPCETHETGTTTTPPAPAAPPPCPTRQTTATGTTMTPRLCPPGTPAGTTPSSSLWGAAGGKQEGTDSSPPALALASPQPCASPAGEAGTRLAPPPQACANPPCETHETGTTNTVTTAGTTSTRLAPPQACANPPCETHETGTTNTVTTAGTSSTRLAAPPQACANPPCETHETGTTNTVTTAGTTRLAPPQACANPPCETHETGTTNTATTTTAGPGCQPCDQHQPPLGGTTSALVASQPCANSPCQAGTIDIGTTSARLAPLQPCSNPPCETHETGTTNTVTTAGTSSTRLAAPPQACANPPCETHETGTTNTATTTMAAPGCQPCDPSQLAASGSNSSATQLGATPLGGTTTTLGTTSSSSTLVALQPCANPPCETHETGTTNTVTTAGTSSTRLAAPPQACANPPCETHETGTTNTATTTTSRLAAPQQPCSDHPHQAGTAAGTASLAPPQACANPPCETHETGTTNTATTTTVGTLQAAAPPAPPAPEGHPQLAAVPGPAPGGQPEAPPLAPPPQACSNPPCETHETGTTPTATTVTASMGTDQEPPPAAANGQGEQEPPPPGEVGTPSPPPPGPSGAPQAPPRALTTVTQATPTPGPALPAISSLTEASPAPPDPPSSAPPSADPQPSPEPPPSTTPPQPPPSTPTPPPPPPPPTSSSPPPPAMPPAGGGSGDPPEETPAGGGGGESSEGPPPGAMAETPLGGGTGGGGGGGGVEGPALGGGGPAGAGGGVPGLTPEELAVTAAAEAAAQAAATEEAQAQAMAIQAVLQAAQQAVMGAAEPLEPPESSAAPELDPLGPEGPEAPPGAIPIVLTQQELVALVQQQQQLQEAPAPPAPAAALPSAPPVPAVAPQLPTEALAPADSLNDPAADANGLGDLPAPTTTAATTDGLAPSSAFVAPQAMVGTSPAKLQAATTLAEVANGIENAPVKPDPVAQPAKSLAKKENQWFDVGVIKGTTMMVTHYFLPPDDAPPADEDSSGVPDHSQLRRQELQPGTAYKFRVAALNACGRGPFSDLSAFKTCLPGFPGAPCAIKISKSPDGAHLTWEPPSVTSGRIVEYSVYLAIQGATPGTSPGSSGGTDPPRGGPPGQLAFMRVYCGPSPSCLVQASSLHSAHIDYTTKPAIIFRIAARNDKGYGPATQVRWLQESSKEGAVAKAPSKRPLGSPELKSAPKKPKAEGQ